The Candidatus Zixiibacteriota bacterium genome contains a region encoding:
- a CDS encoding GAF domain-containing protein: MPRKKKVDAVCQLEKELAILYEISTLVQLSPSNEETFEKILTLITKVIDYRSASLFLVSMETDQLIEMAKVGRSVNLIDFVKFDMGMGFAGWVAKEKRPVVLNNLRKNHNNNNMRSFMSIPMIFKDELIGVINFAHDQLNAFSERDMQIVGIIAAETAVTIERMIYEYRLEKKNNKLTEINEKLQQAQAKLIQLEKKQTAADMAATLNHEINNPLAIIVGNAQFLLMTMKNSNPSVTKRLKAIDKEASAIAQITEKFRNLDSLVVEDYIKGDSRKIINLDKSVKNGYA, from the coding sequence GTGCCGCGAAAAAAGAAAGTTGATGCTGTATGTCAGCTCGAAAAAGAACTAGCTATACTTTATGAAATAAGCACTTTAGTTCAGCTTTCTCCATCGAACGAAGAAACGTTCGAAAAAATTTTAACACTTATTACTAAAGTAATAGACTACAGATCCGCGTCCCTGTTTTTGGTGTCTATGGAAACCGACCAGCTTATTGAAATGGCAAAAGTCGGCCGAAGCGTCAATCTGATTGATTTTGTTAAGTTTGATATGGGTATGGGTTTTGCCGGCTGGGTCGCCAAGGAAAAAAGACCGGTTGTGCTGAATAACCTGCGGAAAAATCATAACAATAATAACATGCGGTCATTTATGTCCATACCTATGATATTTAAAGACGAATTAATCGGCGTAATAAATTTTGCCCATGATCAACTTAATGCTTTCAGCGAAAGAGATATGCAGATTGTCGGCATTATTGCCGCCGAAACTGCGGTTACTATCGAGAGAATGATTTATGAATATCGGCTTGAAAAGAAAAATAATAAACTTACCGAAATCAATGAAAAATTGCAGCAAGCCCAAGCTAAATTAATCCAACTTGAAAAGAAACAGACTGCTGCCGATATGGCGGCTACGTTAAATCATGAGATAAACAACCCGTTAGCTATAATCGTCGGCAATGCGCAGTTCCTATTGATGACAATGAAGAACTCAAATCCGTCTGTAACAAAAAGACTGAAAGCTATTGATAAGGAAGCGTCGGCTATTGCCCAAATTACTGAAAAATTCCGAAATTTAGATTCACTGGTTGTTGAGGACTATATTAAGGGCGATTCCAGAAAAATTATCAACCTGGATAAATCAGTTAAAAATGGATATGCATGA
- a CDS encoding response regulator, whose translation MYKKAHQPKLGLFNKALVVDDEKLSRDIISKALTRYLGCDIYTASNGVEALSYLRSGEYDILLLDFVMPGISGFNLIQEIRLLKNDVSMLIVTGNASDQDIKTLKEMGINRIVYKPFKISTLLEMVADALFEKNILIAAPKY comes from the coding sequence ATGTATAAAAAAGCTCATCAACCTAAACTCGGATTGTTTAATAAAGCATTGGTGGTTGATGATGAAAAATTGTCTCGCGATATTATATCTAAAGCTTTGACTCGCTATCTTGGCTGCGATATCTACACAGCTTCAAACGGCGTTGAGGCATTAAGCTATTTACGGTCCGGCGAATATGATATCTTATTGCTCGATTTTGTTATGCCCGGAATATCAGGCTTCAATTTAATACAGGAAATCCGGTTATTGAAAAATGATGTATCTATGCTGATAGTTACCGGAAATGCCAGCGATCAGGATATTAAAACGTTAAAAGAAATGGGAATAAATCGAATCGTATACAAACCTTTTAAAATATCTACTCTCTTAGAAATGGTTGCAGATGCCCTTTTTGAGAAAAACATATTAATAGCTGCTCCAAAATATTAA
- a CDS encoding DUF2225 domain-containing protein produces MSKDQEPFFYSTIECPVCKTKNKFENIRAGSYTESGKDTDFCPTGRVWQDPLYQAHDPLMYFMATCKECFYTREFNNSFKKWQNDTSFKTYRLQTIKEKHLKNYSVAGGVIQLLGLHIDTAKYPFESSVNKFLLGIYDELLVSRPSYLDIGRFFLRIAWLFRGNKDKAGSQTNAAVGLFAKLRGSAGQASKTLPDFADKVQGLKELLDNDFTMKFEDVPEADEYKKRIEKIISEITDSLNPLKQAGDKLMDIFNDAEKALMKGQVSTSEQSFFEYPGYFDFLSEVKKGWDEVPFSENDALIKANEYYQKSYESGGQISNGLQQIQAAYLIGELSRRTKNHKNAAQYFNQMVRMGRELVMGKKGDASTLNFAKKLLEMGMDQARLNKKEHEGSLK; encoded by the coding sequence ATGAGCAAAGATCAGGAACCGTTTTTTTATAGCACTATTGAATGCCCTGTGTGCAAAACAAAAAATAAGTTTGAAAATATTCGAGCCGGTTCCTATACAGAAAGCGGCAAAGACACGGATTTTTGTCCAACAGGAAGAGTTTGGCAAGACCCGTTATATCAAGCCCATGACCCCTTGATGTATTTTATGGCAACTTGCAAAGAATGCTTTTACACAAGGGAATTTAATAACAGCTTTAAAAAATGGCAAAATGATACGTCATTTAAAACATATCGTTTACAGACAATCAAAGAAAAACATCTGAAAAATTATTCCGTTGCCGGAGGCGTTATTCAACTGTTGGGATTGCATATCGATACCGCAAAATATCCCTTTGAATCTTCCGTAAATAAATTCTTGCTTGGCATCTATGATGAATTACTCGTGTCCAGGCCGTCCTATCTTGATATAGGAAGATTCTTTCTAAGAATTGCCTGGCTGTTCCGCGGCAATAAAGACAAAGCCGGCAGTCAGACGAATGCTGCTGTTGGCCTGTTTGCAAAACTGCGCGGTTCTGCCGGCCAAGCCAGTAAGACGCTGCCGGATTTTGCTGATAAAGTGCAGGGCTTAAAAGAACTGCTTGATAATGATTTCACTATGAAGTTTGAAGATGTTCCCGAAGCTGATGAGTATAAAAAACGAATTGAAAAGATTATAAGTGAAATAACCGATTCGTTAAATCCCCTTAAACAGGCTGGCGACAAGCTTATGGATATTTTCAATGATGCCGAGAAAGCTCTCATGAAAGGTCAGGTCTCAACATCTGAACAGTCTTTCTTTGAATATCCGGGCTATTTTGATTTTTTATCGGAAGTTAAGAAAGGCTGGGATGAAGTGCCTTTTTCAGAAAACGATGCTCTGATTAAAGCTAATGAGTACTACCAGAAATCTTACGAGTCGGGCGGCCAGATTAGCAATGGACTTCAACAGATTCAAGCGGCCTATTTAATAGGCGAGCTTTCACGCAGAACAAAAAACCATAAAAACGCCGCTCAATATTTTAATCAAATGGTTCGTATGGGACGCGAATTGGTTATGGGGAAAAAGGGTGATGCCTCAACTTTAAACTTCGCTAAAAAACTCCTCGAAATGGGTATGGATCAGGCGAGATTAAATAAAAAAGAGCATGAAGGATCTTTAAAATGA
- a CDS encoding PilZ domain-containing protein: protein MKKDKNNKPIDMLDLWERLELKLDIDDSAACYITRIEDIDKDALTVECPIRISGDLELSPGQNIEVVFNRPDASYGFTAIVAAIDSDRENMTTLKPVSEVKRSQKRRFVRIDIAGDIVFRILDSSADNKGAFSGDRKGELLNISAGGILITVDEPVKQNDILLLNFWMKDNQRLSNILGVVKRAEQSANSDNLESEHLVGVEFLSKESVPKYIPWNLAEILPPDTNFFNDALQELIVAFVYKQQVDLRTKQKANL, encoded by the coding sequence ATGAAAAAGGATAAAAATAATAAACCCATAGATATGCTAGACCTTTGGGAAAGGCTGGAGTTAAAACTGGATATTGACGACAGTGCTGCCTGTTACATTACACGTATTGAAGATATAGATAAGGATGCGTTAACTGTCGAATGCCCTATAAGAATATCAGGAGACCTTGAATTGAGTCCCGGACAGAATATCGAGGTTGTTTTTAACAGGCCTGATGCCTCCTACGGTTTTACGGCCATAGTTGCCGCTATTGATTCTGACAGGGAAAACATGACCACATTAAAGCCTGTATCGGAAGTTAAAAGGTCTCAAAAACGAAGGTTCGTCCGAATCGACATAGCCGGCGATATAGTTTTCAGAATCCTTGATTCCAGCGCGGATAATAAAGGCGCTTTTAGCGGCGACAGAAAAGGCGAACTGCTTAATATCTCTGCCGGCGGCATCCTGATAACTGTCGACGAACCTGTCAAGCAGAATGATATCCTGCTTTTAAACTTTTGGATGAAAGACAATCAACGTTTAAGCAATATTCTCGGAGTTGTTAAAAGAGCGGAACAATCAGCGAACTCTGATAATCTGGAAAGCGAGCACTTAGTCGGAGTAGAATTCCTGTCGAAAGAAAGTGTGCCCAAATATATCCCCTGGAATTTAGCTGAGATTTTACCGCCTGATACTAATTTTTTCAATGATGCGCTTCAAGAACTTATTGTGGCATTTGTTTATAAACAGCAAGTTGATTTAAGAACAAAGCAGAAAGCCAATTTATGA
- a CDS encoding response regulator: MRKILIVDDEPAIRRLYQKEFADDGYDILLAENGSTALSTVDSNNDIDLVILDIKMEETDGLEVLDAIRSKHRGLPVILNSAYSTYKNDFTSWLADAYLVKSHDLNELKEKVEELLAL; the protein is encoded by the coding sequence ATGAGAAAAATTTTAATAGTTGATGACGAACCGGCAATTCGCAGATTATACCAGAAAGAATTCGCTGATGATGGGTATGATATTCTTTTGGCGGAGAATGGCAGCACAGCTCTTTCAACTGTTGACAGCAACAATGATATCGACTTAGTTATTCTCGATATAAAAATGGAGGAAACAGACGGACTTGAAGTTTTAGATGCTATAAGAAGTAAGCATAGAGGCCTGCCGGTAATTTTAAATTCGGCATATTCAACATATAAAAATGATTTCACCTCATGGCTGGCGGATGCTTACTTGGTAAAATCGCATGATCTGAATGAACTAAAAGAAAAAGTGGAAGAGCTTTTAGCTTTATAA